From one Lycorma delicatula isolate Av1 chromosome 2, ASM4794821v1, whole genome shotgun sequence genomic stretch:
- the LOC142319350 gene encoding uncharacterized protein LOC142319350 isoform X2: MNKYQYSMVNGTDFRMKRSYICPKCDRQKQLLLNPRQRTIKIGAIEDIGIGAKINKTGNIGSNKFLRFENFINHLSKNKNKNDSYEIGAINNILTGSKVNKTGIIGNNTMVVHGNTGNSSSGRIKGNFRFGTMKNIATNSNITNMGKVVGGKIIQVPSKK, translated from the coding sequence ATGGTACTGATTTTCGGATGAAAAGAAGTTACATTTGTCCTAAATGTGATCGTCAAAAACAGTTACTCTTGAATCCACGCCAACGAACCATTAAAATTGGAGCAATTGAAGATATTGGTATTGgtgctaaaattaataaaacgggAAATATCGGTTCAAATAAATTTCTgaggtttgaaaattttattaatcatctttcaaaaaataagaataaaaatgatagcTATGAGATCGGTGCTATTAACAATATTCTTACTGGATCTAAAGTCAATAAAACGGGAATTATTGGCAATAATACTATGGTAGTACACGGTAATACCGGTAATAGTAGTAGCGGTCGTATTAAAGGTAATTTCAGATTTGGCACCATGAAAAATATTGCCACAAATAGTAATATAACCAATATGGGAAAGGTGGTAGGTGGTAAGATAATTCAAGTaccaagtaaaaaataa